In Capsicum annuum cultivar UCD-10X-F1 chromosome 11, UCD10Xv1.1, whole genome shotgun sequence, one genomic interval encodes:
- the LOC107855748 gene encoding THO complex subunit 4A, translating to MAEAALDMTLDDLIKKNKTAAGGKPRGRGRGAASATSGGGPSRRFPNRSANRAAPYSTAKAPEAAWNYNMFAADQAVPFGQGGGRASSSIETGTKLYISNLDYGVSNEDIKELFSEIGDLKRYAIHYDRSGRSKGTAEVVFSRRQDAITGVKRFNNVQLDGKPMKIEIVGTNIVTPTAPFPNGAFGFGDTNGVPRSGQARGGGFGRSRGGRGRGRGFRGGNRGRGRGGHGEKLSAEDLDADLMKYHTEAMETS from the exons ATGGCTGAGGCAGCTTTGGACATGACTCTCGATGATCTCATCAAGAAGAATAAGACCGCCGCCGGAGGTAAACCTCGCGGCCGAGGTCGCGGCGCCGCCTCCGCAACCTCCGGTGGTGGCCCTTCTCGCCGGTTTCCTAATCGTTCCGCTAACCGAGCTGCACCTTATTCAACCGCCAAG GCTCCTGAAGCGGCGTGGAATTATAATATGTTCGCGGCTGATCAAGCGGTCCCCTTTGGACAAGGTGGTGGTCGGGCTTCGTCTTCTATAGAGACTGGGACAAAGCTCTACATCTCCAATCTTGATTACGGCGTCTCCAATGAGGATATCAAG GAGCTCTTTTCAGAAATTGGTGACCTGAAACGCTATGCTATTCATTATGATAGGAGCGGGAGATCAAAG GGAACAGCCGAGGTGGTTTTCTCACGTAGACAAGATGCAATAACTGGTGTTAAAAGGTTCAACAATGTTCAGCTTGATGGGAAGCCAATGAAGATTGAAATTGTTGGAACCAACATTGTCACTCCTACTGCTCCTTTTCCCAATGGTGCTTTTGGTTTTGGAGATACTAATGGAGTTCCTAGAAG TGGTCAAGCAAGAGGTGGCGGTTTTGGGAGGTCGCGGGGTGGTAGAGGACGTGGTCGTGGATTTCGAGGAGGCAACAGGGGACGGGGGAGAGGAGGCCATGGTGAAAAGCTATCGGCAGAAGATCTAGATGCTGATTTGATGAAATATCATACAGAAGCAATGGAGACGAGCTGA